Proteins encoded together in one Styela clava chromosome 12, kaStyClav1.hap1.2, whole genome shotgun sequence window:
- the LOC120332495 gene encoding uncharacterized protein LOC120332495 isoform X1, translated as MAEGGQQNQQHHQNVYHINIALNALQNQRDIEQTRTTEIAAVEIGQINIPHAAEQQNVGQQQAADNVQPDNMAEGVDALNLSPKNTKASQSGAIEKKGDPKVWNDQTKTVREPTQPNHPPPRTQIINPQPNQTAAVPGDTTAQSAINAPKISMLRKKSSKLFDKSKYKEAVSILEELATIQNHQDFYTILMMVDCFIQLGREKRAEKSIGNLRNILMTSSVTSADDLKTLAIDLISNSAYIRAIILLRIASDIYRARTISPDDVMNGIQLCARKTYDATEPLIKAGGRSKIIGVDYGIEYMTEMLDDIRAIENADPVNKAIQEAWCLVYIGHNYLLADEAEKSIKIYMNGLEVLEKQFGSIDSKYKIYGVLLHNIGIGYYNLHQYSEAESYYSKAIDASEKASDYGNETEKQEWIELSNTWLKNTRAQLT; from the exons ATGGCTGAAGGTGGCCAGCAAAACCAACAGCATCATCAAAATGTATATCATATTAATATTGCTCTGAACGCTCTGCAGAATCAAAGGGACATAGAACA AACAAGGACAACTGAGATTGCTGCAGTGGAGATTGGACAGATAAATATTCCACATGCAGCTGAACAACAGAATGTTGGACAACAACAGGCAGCTGACAACGTTCAACCAGATAATATGGCTGAAGGTGTCGATGCTTTGAATTTGTCACCAAAAAATACCAAGGCTTCTCAAAGTGGAGCAATTGAAAAGAAAG GCGATCCCAAAGTGTGGAATGATCAAACGAAGACGGTTAGAGAACCAACTCAGCCTAACCATCCGCCACCTCGTACTCAAATTATCAACCCTCAACCAAATCAAACTGCAGCCGTTCCAGGTGATACGACTGCACAGAGTGCAATTAATGCTCCGAAGATTTCGATGCTGCGAA aaaaatcttcCAAATTATTCGACAAGTCTAAATATAAAGAAGCAGTCTCGATCTTAGAAGAACTGGCAACCATACAAAACCATCAGGATTTCTATACAATACTTATGATGGTCGATTGTTTTATACAACTTGGCAGAGAGAAGAGAGCAGAAAAATCTATCGGCAACCTACGAAATAtcttgatgacgtcatcagtgaCCAGTGCCGATGACCTCAAAACCCTCGCGATCGATTTGATTTCGAATTCCGCTTACATTCGCGCTATAATATTGCTTCGAATAGCAAGTGATATCTACAGAGCTCGCACAATATCCCCCGATGATGTAATGAATGGGATTCAACTTTGTGCCCGTAAGACATATGATGCCACTGAGCCATTGATAAAAGCCGGTGGTCGATCCAAAATTATAGGAGTGGATTACGGCATAGAATACATGACAGAAATGCTGGATGATATTCGCGCAATAGAAAACGCTGATCCAGTGAATAAAGCAATACAAGAGGCTTGGTGCTTGGTTTACATTGGACATAACTATTTACTGGCAGATGAAGCGgagaaaagtataaaaatatatatgaatggACTGGAGGTTTTGGAGAAACAGTTCGGGTCAATcgattcaaaatataaaatctaCGGTGTATTGCTGCATAATATCGGTATAGGGTATTATAATCTTCATCAATATTCAGAAGCCGAATCTTATTATAGTAAAGCCATTGATGCTAGTGAAAAGGCTTCAGATTATGGGAATGAAACTGAAAAACAGGAATGGATTGAATTGTCAAATACTTGGCTGAAGAACACTCGCGCACAATTAACCTGA
- the LOC120329725 gene encoding uncharacterized protein LOC120329725, with amino-acid sequence MAEGGQPQQQVFHLYFGGKNISVQGDNVESKTEIGAGKISRITVQQPDAAHSTSISPTQPAEISKGIESLNLSPEGIQSDSIATPMLTGDLRVQDLHTKTDRKPNQLNKTPPRTQELNQQPKQTAAGPRYTTAQSGINAPKISMLRKKSSKLFDESKYEEAVSILEELATLQNHQDLDTILMMVECFIQLGRGNKAEKAIGNLRNILMTSSVTIADDVKYLAIDLISNSAYIRAIILLRIASDIYRARTRSPDDVMNGIGFCISKIDDATTPLIKAGGRSKIIGVDYGIEYMTEMLDDIRAIENADPVNKATQEARCLSYIGYM; translated from the exons GTCAAAGACTGAAATTGGTGCTGGCAAAATCAGCCGAATCACGGTTCAACAGCCAG ATGCTGCACATTCTACATCAATCAGCCCAACTCAGCCAGCAGAAATATCTAAAGGCATCGAATCTTTGAATCTTTCACCGGAAGGAATTCAGTCCGATTCGATTGCAACTCCAATGCTAACAG GCGATCTCAGAGTGCAGGATCTTCACACGAAGACAGATAGAAAACCAAATCAACTTAACAAAACGCCACCTCGAACTCAGGAGCTCAATCAACAACCAAAACAAACAGCAGCCGGTCCAAGATATACGACCGCACAGAGTGGAATTAATGCCCCAAAGATTTCCATGCTTCGAA aaaaatcttcCAAGTTATTCGACGAGTCCAAATATGAAGAAGCAGTCTCGATCTTAGAAGAACTGGCAACCCTGCAAAACCATCAGGATTTGGATACAATACTTATGATGGTCGAGTGTTTTATACAACTTGGCAGAGGAAACAAAGCGGAAAAGGCTATTGGCAACTTACGAAATATCCTGATGACGTCATCTGTGACAATTGCTGATGACGTCAAATACCTTGCGATTGACTTAATTTCGAATTCCGCATACATTCGCGCTATAATATTGCTTCGAATAGCAAGTGATATCTACAGAGCTCGCACAAGATCACCCGATGATGTAATGAATGGGATTGGATTTTGTATCAGTAAGATAGATGATGCCACTACGCCATTGATAAAAGCCGGTGGTCGATCTAAAATTATAGGAGTGGATTACGGCATAGAATACATGACAGAAATGCTGGATGATATTCGCGCAATAGAAAACGCTGATCCAGTGAATAAAGCAACACAAGAGGCTCGGTGCTTGAGTTACATTGGATATATGTAA
- the LOC120332495 gene encoding uncharacterized protein LOC120332495 isoform X2, translating to MAEGGQQNQQQAVYNIHIYNAQNQREIVQTRTTEIAAVEIGQINIPHAAEQQNVGQQQAADNVQPDNMAEGVDALNLSPKNTKASQSGAIEKKGDPKVWNDQTKTVREPTQPNHPPPRTQIINPQPNQTAAVPGDTTAQSAINAPKISMLRKKSSKLFDKSKYKEAVSILEELATIQNHQDFYTILMMVDCFIQLGREKRAEKSIGNLRNILMTSSVTSADDLKTLAIDLISNSAYIRAIILLRIASDIYRARTISPDDVMNGIQLCARKTYDATEPLIKAGGRSKIIGVDYGIEYMTEMLDDIRAIENADPVNKAIQEAWCLVYIGHNYLLADEAEKSIKIYMNGLEVLEKQFGSIDSKYKIYGVLLHNIGIGYYNLHQYSEAESYYSKAIDASEKASDYGNETEKQEWIELSNTWLKNTRAQLT from the exons AACAAGGACAACTGAGATTGCTGCAGTGGAGATTGGACAGATAAATATTCCACATGCAGCTGAACAACAGAATGTTGGACAACAACAGGCAGCTGACAACGTTCAACCAGATAATATGGCTGAAGGTGTCGATGCTTTGAATTTGTCACCAAAAAATACCAAGGCTTCTCAAAGTGGAGCAATTGAAAAGAAAG GCGATCCCAAAGTGTGGAATGATCAAACGAAGACGGTTAGAGAACCAACTCAGCCTAACCATCCGCCACCTCGTACTCAAATTATCAACCCTCAACCAAATCAAACTGCAGCCGTTCCAGGTGATACGACTGCACAGAGTGCAATTAATGCTCCGAAGATTTCGATGCTGCGAA aaaaatcttcCAAATTATTCGACAAGTCTAAATATAAAGAAGCAGTCTCGATCTTAGAAGAACTGGCAACCATACAAAACCATCAGGATTTCTATACAATACTTATGATGGTCGATTGTTTTATACAACTTGGCAGAGAGAAGAGAGCAGAAAAATCTATCGGCAACCTACGAAATAtcttgatgacgtcatcagtgaCCAGTGCCGATGACCTCAAAACCCTCGCGATCGATTTGATTTCGAATTCCGCTTACATTCGCGCTATAATATTGCTTCGAATAGCAAGTGATATCTACAGAGCTCGCACAATATCCCCCGATGATGTAATGAATGGGATTCAACTTTGTGCCCGTAAGACATATGATGCCACTGAGCCATTGATAAAAGCCGGTGGTCGATCCAAAATTATAGGAGTGGATTACGGCATAGAATACATGACAGAAATGCTGGATGATATTCGCGCAATAGAAAACGCTGATCCAGTGAATAAAGCAATACAAGAGGCTTGGTGCTTGGTTTACATTGGACATAACTATTTACTGGCAGATGAAGCGgagaaaagtataaaaatatatatgaatggACTGGAGGTTTTGGAGAAACAGTTCGGGTCAATcgattcaaaatataaaatctaCGGTGTATTGCTGCATAATATCGGTATAGGGTATTATAATCTTCATCAATATTCAGAAGCCGAATCTTATTATAGTAAAGCCATTGATGCTAGTGAAAAGGCTTCAGATTATGGGAATGAAACTGAAAAACAGGAATGGATTGAATTGTCAAATACTTGGCTGAAGAACACTCGCGCACAATTAACCTGA